The region CCAGAGCCAGGACTTGCTGGTCCCCTCCCAGAACCAGGACCTGCAGGACCTGCAGGACCAGCAGGAGGAGGACCAGGTCTCACCCTCGTCCCCTCTGGCAGGACTGGACCCGGAGACGATGGCTCAGGGTCCCGTCAACGCCATCACGGTCCTCACGCTGCTCGACAAACTGGTCAACATGCTGGACGCCGTCCAGGAGAACCAGAACAAGATGGAGGTGAGCCACGCCTAAACCACATGACCCAGGGGGACCAGAAACTCAGAGACCAGAAACTCAGAGACCAGAAACTCAGAGACCAGAACTCAGAGACCAGAACTCAGAGACCAGAACTCAGAGATCAGAACTCAGAGACCAGAACTCAGAGATCAGTAGACAGACCAGAAACGTGGACCAGTACAGACTGCAGTGGCAGAGGAAGTAAATAGatcctttactttagtaaaagtactaccacaacactgtaaaaatactctgttacagtaaaagtcctgcattaaataTAGTGctttagtaaaaaatacaatcaggaaaaagtacttaatgtattaaaaataaaagtactcgGTGCAGAAAGAtcttcaaaacaacaataaaccgTAAAAAGAACACGcccaattatgacaaaaatattaaaattattaaaaaaaacagtcctaagaccaaaaatttttttttaaaaataacaaacaaacaaaaacaaacaaacagaacaccACAAACCtcaaagctaaataaataaaaagcttataaataaataaatgaattcaaaaacctccccaaaatcaaaattatcaagagaagaaaaaaattacataaaagaataaaaaaaaacaaaatattataagCAAAACaggagacccccccccccaaaaaatccaaactattaataaataaatagaataaacacaaaacttcaaaattttacaacaaatagaaaaaacaccccaaaaatgacctaaaaagaatgaaaaaaattcaataaaaaaaaatcaataacaaaattgaaaatagtGTCCTGACAAACTTTCCAGACCAAACTCCACTTAAAAAACAGCCGATTTAGTCGTCACAGTTGACTTATGCCTCACTGCATAAAGAAACAGAACCAACGTGATAAATATCACACAAGTGTCCAAGTTCAGGCTGCCACGTCCGTAAAAACACCCAAACcaaaccccacttaaaaaactgTTGATTTAGACACTTTAGACTTTATCTGAAACTAAATGAAGAAGCAGAACAGACGTTGATCCTGATGTTTTACAGAAACTGCTCAAACCAAACTCTATTCAAAAAACAGTCCATTTAAGCTCTAGCTTGGAAACGGTTTCTCGTCTCTCTCTGACCTtgtttcttgtccttttttggaCCCAAAGATCTAAATCTGTCCATCTGGCATACGTCACATGACCCCTGGGCCGAAGGCGTCACATGACCTTTGGCAGAAACTCGTGGGTTAAATAATGTGGGCACCACATGTTTCACTGCGCTGCGACTGGAGATTCCTCACACGTTTTCACATCAGCAGAAAAAAGTCCTCGCAGACTGAGACGTCTGCTAACATGTTAGCCGTTAGCCGTCCAGTTGAGCCCGTAAATGAGCAGGCTGCTGATTGGTTGGT is a window of Plectropomus leopardus isolate mb unplaced genomic scaffold, YSFRI_Pleo_2.0 unplaced_scaffold21423, whole genome shotgun sequence DNA encoding:
- the LOC121965739 gene encoding caveolae-associated protein 2-like translates to MVTTETHQSQDLLVPSQNQDLQDLQDQQEEDQVSPSSPLAGLDPETMAQGPVNAITVLTLLDKLVNMLDAVQENQNKMEVHQVEMEGVVRGIQADMTKLSKSHSHTSNTVSKLLDKSRKLSVTMKEVNDAHLDTCP